GgagaaaattctttttctctgagaATAAATTAGAGACCCTAGTGTGGTCAAAACTTCTGACATTTTCCCCCTCTCCTTCATCTGCAGCAGACAGGAGAGGAGCATGAGGAGGGAGAACCAGAGCAGCGTGTCCGAgttcctcctcctggggctccCCATCCGGCCAGAGCATCAGGGTGTGTTCTTCACCCTGTTCCTGGGCATGTACCTGACCACGGTGCTGGGCAACCTGCTCATCATCCTGCTCATTAGGCTGGACCCtcgcctccacacccccatgtactttttcctcagcCACTTGGCCCTCACTGACGTCTCCTTTTCATCTGTCACTGTCCCTAAGATGCTGATAAACATGCATACTCGGGATCAGTCAATCCCCTATGCAGGGTGTGTAACACAGAtgtactttttcatatttttcggTTGTGTTGACAATCTTCTTCTTGCAGTGATGGCCTATGATAGGCATGTGGCCATCTGTCACCCTCTACACTACACCACCATCATGCAAGGAAACCTGTGTATTTCACTAGTGGCTGTGTCCTGGATCTTCTCCTGTAGCAGTGCAATGTCCCACACTCTCAGCCTGGCCCGGCTGTCCTTCTGTGCTGATAACACAATCCCTCATTTCTTTTGTGATCTTGCTGCCCTGCTTAAGCTCTCCTGCTCAGACACCTCCCTCAATGAGTTGGTCATCTTCACTGTGGGAGCACTGGGAATCATCATACCACTAACTGGCATCCTAGTCTCTTATGTCCGCATCGGGGTCTCCATCCTAAGAGTCCCTTCCACCAAAGGGATTTACAAAGCCTTGTCCACCTGTGGCTCCCACCTCTCTGTGGTTTTCCTATTCTATGGGACAATTATGGTTCTGTACATTTTCCCATCATCAAACAACTCCAATGACAAAGACATAATTGCTTCAGTGATGTACACAGTGGTCACGCCCATGCTGGACCCTTTCATCTATAGTCTGAGGAACAGAGACATGAAGGGGGCTCTTGGGAGATTTTCCAGGAGGGAGATCTTCTTCTCTAAGTAACAATACCTCACCTTCTCAGTTTCTCACTCCGAAGAACCAAATGGCACCAGTGTCAGAGATTCCCCTGTGGAAATCTGTGCCAAAGACCTTGCCTGTTGCTGGTACCCACCACACTTCCCTGTTTCCAGCCACTtgctttgcttgtttttttctgtttgcttttcttaaaacCAGTGAGTTCCAGACATGGACACAGCAAGTGCTATTTGTTGTAACTGTCTGTGTTTTTTGAACAAACTTCTTTTTGCTTTAGCTTTATTttatgtctctttctgtttcataagcCTTGGAATTTGGCAATACACTAGAGCACCATCATCTTAGTTGTCTTCAAAGCACCAAAGGTCTTTTAAGTCATGAGTAGGAAGCGTCATCTTTTACAGTTATACTATTGACTTATAGTTATGAATAGGCAAAAAGATCCCTTACTTTGATACATAtgtttcttctttaaagaaaaagaaaatttgactGCAAATTTATTTGCTCTTTGAATGTGGTAGAgcaaataacaatttttaaattttaatagtattttttaaaataatattttttaaagctgtattttCTCAAAGTTTCTGATGCATATATCAAGAATACTAGAAATGTCAGAACTAGACAGAAGTACTAGAATGGTTTTATAGTTagtaataatatgtattttagcCATCATTCCTTAGTTTCACTCTcaatgtttataataattttttttctagagcTATAAATTTCAACTTCCAAGTTTAAGTTAAGGATATTCAAAATGCTGGCTTGGAGAAGATGACAGAGAAATGTTTCTTATGGTTTTTCAAAATCTTAACACAATACCACACTTTTGGCAGCTTATTCTAATGCACAGCCAAGATGACACTTGGACTAAAGTGATTAAGAAAAGCACAGGGAACCGAATCAAGATGcatgttctaaaaataaatatctacaaTTACACTGGGAATTCTATAGAAAATTTATATGGTAGAATCCAGGAGGAAATTTTTGCCAAAGTTTTGCCATAGCTGAAAGAACATCTTATCCTTGGGAGCCTTGTAGATAATGAAATGTCGACCAAAACCAAACACAAAGAATCACCACTTGATGAGGCCTTACAATACAGCAGATATAACTCTGAACTCTttagatagttcagttcagttcagtcgctcagtcatgttcaactctttgcgaccccatggactgcagcacaccaggcttccctgtccatcaccaactcccagagtttactcaaactcatgtccattgagtcggtgttgccatccaaccatctcatcctctgtcatccccttctcttcccaccttcaatctttcccagcatcagggtcttttccagtgagttagttctttccatcaggtggccaaagtattgaagtttcagctttagcatcagtactttcaatgaataatcaggactgatttcctttaggatggactggttggatctccttgcagtccaagggacttttaagagtcttctccaacaccacagcatcaattcttcagcgctcaactttctttatggtccaactctcacatccatacacgactgctgggaaaaccatagctttgactagacagctGAGTGCAAAAGACAGGCTTCCAAAGGAATCTGCTTTGAAAAATGAATATGgacaaaaatatatttccatgtttaatatttttgtgaAATGTCTTTGTGTGGAAAGTATTCCCTAATGTGAAAATTGTGTTAATTAAGATAATGGCAGGGGAAGGTCTCAATGgaaaatatttctgttgtttggGGACTCTggcttatttcttatttcttcattttcttttacagttttattggggtgtaattgacatacagtttttaaaagttcaattGAAGATATTTTAACATACACATGAACAGATGGCACCTTGATCTTTTACTTCCTAGCCTTTAGACCTCTGACAAAGAGGGGTCTACCAAAGTGGTGTACCAATTTGTGTTCCTACTAGCACTGAGCCAGGGTTCTTTTTGCTTCACATCCTCACCGGCATTTAGCattgtcagtgttttggattttgactTAGCTTTGGTATTCCTTTGTCTGAAGAAAGGGAGCTGATCTACTGATTATAACAGTTACTGAGCCCCTTATATGTGGGCAGGCCTGTGTTAGGCAGTTGGACAAAGGAAAACATCAACCAAAGGGTCTTTGGCATAAATACAACTTTTTATGGTCAGAATAAATGAACCTCATCGTATTTGGAGGCAAATATGTGTGTCTCAAGACTGATGATTTGGGAAGCTTCTTAAATTGATACACAGCCTGGAGCAGAACCTAGAAAATCATGCATTTTTGAGACATGGAGAACACTGGAGGCAGCCATCCCAACAATTATGTTGGTGGCAACTGGGTTGATTGAGAATGGCAAGGCAAAATGTAGATTTAGTATATTAGTCTATTCTCTACAGATGTAATAAATTATTTGTTGTAGTGTGAAGTTTCCTCCTCAGAAAgacatttcctcttcctttccttaaaGGTTATGAAAACATTCTCATTTGAATCAACTATTTTTTATTCATATCTAACTTTCTCGGGATGCCTACTCTGACCACTTTGCTTAAGTGTATTTATAATCACTTCTCATATCCCTATCCTGATCTGTTAACACCATGATGTTTTTTACCCACTGCCAAGTCATAGActgtattattttgatttttttgtgttcTTGTTTTACTGAGTAGACTTGTTTTGTTTCcggcttttgtttgtttcctccccTTAAACTGTAAGCTATACCAGATaacatgacttccctggtggctcaggtggtaaagaatctggctgcaattcaggagacctgtggcaatccctaggttgggaagatcccctggagaagggaaaggctacccactccagtatgtttgtattttattcaCTCTGTGTTCCACAGCTTAGCTTATCACCTTTATAAAGTCTTTAGTCAATATAtatcaaaaagaacaaatgaatacaGGAAGTTAATTAAATGTCctgagatttaaaaattattgctgATATCCCCTAACAATTACTGCACTTTTTCATGTACCAGGCACTGCGATAAGAATGCTAatgtgtattatctcatttaatcttcacaacaacctctTGAGGAAGGTACGATTCATAACCCCAAGTTATATTTCAGACTGAATACTGTAGAACTGAATTATATCGTTTAGGAGCTCTTGTTTAGGAGCTcgcagtaagttcagttcagtcgctcagtcgtgtccgactctttgcgaccccatgaatcccagcacgccaggcctccctgtccatcaccaattcccggagttcactcagactcacgtccatcgagtcagtgatgccatccagccatctcatcctctgtcgtcccctgctccttctgcccccaatccctcccagcatcagagtcctttccaatgagtcaactctacacatgaggtggccaaagtactggagtttcagcttcagcatcattccctccaaagaaatcccagggctgatctccttcagaatggactggttggatctccttgcagtccaagggactctcaagagtcttctccaacaccacagttcaaaagcatcaattttttggtgctcagtcttcttcacagtccaactctcacacccatacatgaccacaggaaaaatcatagccttgactagacggacctttgttggcaaaataatgtctctgcttttgaatactctatctaggttggtcagaactttccttccaaggagtaagcgtcttttaacttcatggctgaagtcaccatctgcagtgattttggagcccaaaaaaataaagtctgacactgtttccactgtttccccgtctatttcccatgaagagatgagaccggatgccataatcttcgttttctgaatgttgagctttaagccaactttttcactctccactttcactttcatcaagaggcttttgagttcctcttcactttctgccataagggtggtgtcatctgcatatctgaggttactgagatttctccTGACAatattgatttcagcttgtgtttcttccagtccagcgtttctcatgatgtactctgcatagaagttaaataagcagggtgacaatatacagccttgatgtactccttttcctatttggaaccagtctgttgttccatgtccagttctaactgttgcttcctgacctgcatataggtttctcaagtggcaggtaggtggtctggtattcccatctcttgcagaattttccacagtttcttgtgatccacacagtcaaaggctttggcatagtcaataaagcagaaatagatgcttttctggaactctcttgctttttccatgttccagcagatgttggcaatttgatctctggttcctctgccttttctaaaaccagcttgaacatcaggatgttcacggttcacgtattgctgaagcctggcttggagaattttgagcattactttactagcatgtgagatgagtgcaattgtgcggtagtttgagcattctttggcattgcctttctttgggattggaatgaaaactgcccttttccagtcctgtggccactgctgagttttccaaatttgctggcatattgagtgcagcactttcacagcatcatctttcaggatatgaaagaggtcaactggaattccatcacttccactagctttgttcaaagtgatgctttctaaggcccacttgacttcacattccaggatgtctgcctctaggtcagtgatcacaccatggtgattatcttggttgtgaagatcttttttgtacagttcttctgtgtattcttgccacctcttcttaatatcttctgcttctgttagtccattccatttctgtcctttatcgagcccatctttgcatgaaatgttcccttggtatctctaattttcttgaagagatctctagtctttcccattctgttggtttcctctatttctttgcactgatcactgaggaaggctttcttgtctcttcttgctattctttggaactctgcattcagatgcttatatctttccttttctcctttgcttttcacttcttttcttttcacagctatttgtaaggcctccccagacagccattctgcttttttgcatttcttttccatggggatggtcttgatcgctgtctcctgtacaatgtcacgaacctcattccatcgttcatcaggcactctatctatcagatctaggcccttaaatctatttctcacttccactgtataatcataagggatttgatttaggtcatacctgaatggtctagtggttttccctactttcttcaatttcagtctgaatttggtaataaggagttcatgatctgagccacagtcagctcctggtcttgtttttgctgactgtatagagcttctccatctttggctgcatagaatataataatctgattttggtgttgaccatctggtgatgctcatgtgtagagtcttctcttgtgttgttgaaagagggtgtttgctatgaccagtgcattttcttggcaaaactctattagtctttgccctgcttcactccggattccaagaccaaatttgcctgttacctcaggtgtttcttgacttcctacttttgcattccagtcccctataatgaaaaggacatctttttgggtgttagttctaaaaggtcttgtaggtcttcatagaaccgttcaacttcagcttcttcagtgttactggttggggcatagacttggattactgtgatattgaatggtttgccttggaaatgaacagagatcattctgtcattttggagactgcatccaagtactgcatttcggactcttttgttgaccatgatggctactccatttcttctgagggattcctgcccgcagtagtagatataatggtagtctgagttaaattcacccattccagtccattttagttctgattcctagaatgtcaacattcactcttgccatcttttgtttgaccacttccaatttgccttgattcatggacctgacgttccaggttcctatgcaatattgctcttgacagcattggaccttgcttatatcaccagtcacatccacagctgggtattctttttgctttggctccatcccttcattctttctggagttgtttctccactgatctccagtagcatattgggcccctactgacctggggagtttctctttcagtatcctatcattttgccttttcatactgttcatgtggttctcaaggcaagaatactgaagtggtttgccattcccttctccagtggaccacattctgtcagatctcgccaccatgacccacccttcttgggttgccccaccagcgtggcttagtttcattgagttagacaaggctgtggtcctagtgtgattagattgactagttttctgtgagtatggtttcagtgtgtctgccctctgatgccttgttgcaacacctaccatcttacttggcttTTTCttgccttgggcgtggggtatctcttcacggctgctccagcaaagtgcagccgctgcttcttaccttggaggaggggtatctcctcactgacgtccttcctgaccttcaacgtgggatagctcctctaggccctcctgcaccctcgcagccactgctccttggacgtggggttggtcctcccagccaccacccctggcctcgggcgtagTGGCAGAGCCCAAAATCAATTCCAAAAGTGTCTTTGTCATGACCTATAGGGTCCATTCTTCTATTCTTCAATCTTCTGATCTAGGCTCAGCCCCTGCTCTATAGGAGCCTCTCCAGGCAGTGGAGAGACCAGTGAACTCTAGGCATGGCTTGTGCCAGAGGTCCAGGAGCATTGCTCTGACATGGGAGCAGGCTTACTTTATCTCCATGAATACTTATGAGGCCCAAGACTGACTTTGGTCCCTTTGCCACCCACTTGAAACAAGCAGATCAGACAGAAAGAGACCAAGGTATCGCTAACGTCAGAAACACTGTCCCCAGGGACTCCAAGGTTTCAGCCCCTCTGGGCCCTGCACAGGCTCCTCCCCTAGAGGCCAGCAGGAATGTTGTTCAATTAGCCCACATTGACTGTTTCTTTATTGATGATCCTGGGTGTTTTTCCCTCGTGTCTTCTTTCTGCTATAAAATAAAAGCCTCCTGCCAGTTGTTCTGTTATTGATAAACAGACATGCAAGTCTGTGACAGCCCCTGAACCACAGAGACTGTATCTTGTCCTTTGGCTCCTGGGTCTGTTGGAAAGAAAGCAAGGACCAAGGCAATACCCCAGAGCAGAAGGTATTTTAGCATACTGATAACAAACATAGGTCAGAAGGGGCTTGTGTAAACTGATGTGTGTATGTGATTATGAGACTGGGTGTGCATGTTCtgtgttttctatgtgtgtgttgCTGACTCATAAATGGAAAATCTCCACCTGGCATATGCGTTGACCAGGCATGGCTAGAAATCTATGAGCAGTATATGTGCTTTAGTGGTTAAGTCTATGTTGCCTGTGTAGTGTTTGTATTGTTGTGATTTGAATATTTGTGATTGTCTGGGAGTGCCTGTACATATGCATTTCTATTACATGTTTTTTGTCAGTTCTTTGTGGGACTCTTTGTATGTTATGTGTGCTTACACATTTATGTGCCTCTATGAGAGAATGCTTATGAACTTTCTGTGAAACAGATTTGTACCCTGATCATCTTCATCTATGGCATGCATATGTCA
This window of the Bubalus bubalis isolate 160015118507 breed Murrah chromosome 12, NDDB_SH_1, whole genome shotgun sequence genome carries:
- the LOC112578210 gene encoding olfactory receptor 1J4-like yields the protein MRPENQSHVSEFLLLGLPILPEQQGVFFSLFLGVYLTTVLGNLLILLLIRLDTRLHTPMYFFLSHLALTDVSFSSVTVPKMLINTQTQDQSIPYAGCIAQMYFVLLFGCIDSLLLGVMAYDRCMAICHPLHYTTIMREGLCVFLLAGSWLLSCVVALSHTILLAQLMRRENQSSVSEFLLLGLPIRPEHQGVFFTLFLGMYLTTVLGNLLIILLIRLDPRLHTPMYFFLSHLALTDVSFSSVTVPKMLINMHTRDQSIPYAGCVTQMYFFIFFGCVDNLLLAVMAYDRHVAICHPLHYTTIMQGNLCISLVAVSWIFSCSSAMSHTLSLARLSFCADNTIPHFFCDLAALLKLSCSDTSLNELVIFTVGALGIIIPLTGILVSYVRIGVSILRVPSTKGIYKALSTCGSHLSVVFLFYGTIMVLYIFPSSNNSNDKDIIASVMYTVVTPMLDPFIYSLRNRDMKGALGRFSRREIFFSK